One Kitasatospora sp. NBC_01287 DNA window includes the following coding sequences:
- a CDS encoding BTAD domain-containing putative transcriptional regulator, whose product MEFGILGPLLIRDQAGEYPVPAAKQRVVLAALLLRPGRPVPAERLAGILWDGRPPRTAATTLRNYVMRLRQQLGPAGTRIETRTGGYLLRIEPAELDVQRFVSLADQGRRALDAGAHARAAELLRQAVGLWRGPLLADVPARALHREQAPRLTELRLTALERCLTAELHLDHRLATITAELRGLTAAHPERERFRALLTAALRQSGRRPEAPAAHRRAGGSSGSSAREPDLAPGPAEQPPSTTFCYLTHHQLPKQVSLFTGREPELHALAAHLTTPPPTAPAVAVLSGLPGVGKSALAGQAAHAVARAFPDGTLYADLRGTSVRPAAPSSVLRTLLLALGVAREALPAGPAARLALYRSLLADRRVLLVLDQARDSAQVRPLLPSGPGCAALVTARGRLHGLPGAVPVEVPLLPEAQARLLLSRLLRAAPVGTGPVADGAPAPVSTDTDADTDADTDVPADTDTGTQDAADGPAALAALAERCGGLPLALRVCAARLAARPGWSARQLAERLGSEQRLFAELRVGPLDVRAGLTAVHQDLDPAAAGAFARLARADRPAFGLRFAEGLLGPGCEAALARLVDAQVLTARAPDWYGFPWLLRVYGRQQPVAAAPAPPQDARAAG is encoded by the coding sequence GTGGAGTTCGGAATCCTCGGGCCACTGCTGATCCGCGACCAGGCCGGCGAGTACCCGGTGCCGGCGGCCAAGCAGCGCGTGGTGCTGGCCGCGCTGCTGCTGCGACCCGGACGGCCGGTGCCCGCCGAGCGGTTGGCGGGGATCCTCTGGGACGGCCGGCCGCCGCGCACCGCCGCCACCACCCTGCGCAACTACGTGATGCGGCTGCGGCAGCAGTTGGGGCCCGCCGGGACCAGGATCGAGACGCGGACGGGGGGCTACCTGCTGCGGATCGAGCCGGCGGAGCTCGATGTCCAGCGGTTCGTCTCACTCGCCGACCAGGGCCGACGCGCCCTGGACGCCGGCGCGCACGCGCGTGCCGCCGAACTGCTGCGCCAGGCCGTGGGCCTGTGGCGCGGGCCGCTGCTGGCCGACGTCCCGGCACGGGCACTGCACCGGGAGCAGGCCCCTCGACTGACCGAACTGCGACTGACCGCACTGGAACGCTGCCTGACCGCCGAACTGCACCTGGACCACCGGCTGGCCACGATCACCGCCGAACTGCGCGGCCTCACCGCGGCGCACCCCGAGCGTGAGCGGTTCCGGGCGCTGCTGACGGCGGCGCTGCGGCAGAGCGGACGGCGGCCGGAGGCGCCCGCCGCACACCGGCGGGCGGGCGGATCGAGCGGTTCGAGCGCACGGGAGCCCGACCTGGCCCCAGGACCGGCCGAGCAGCCGCCCTCGACCACCTTCTGCTATCTGACGCACCATCAACTACCCAAGCAGGTATCACTTTTCACCGGCCGTGAGCCGGAACTCCACGCCTTGGCGGCGCACCTGACCACTCCCCCACCCACCGCACCTGCGGTCGCCGTGCTCAGCGGGCTGCCGGGCGTGGGCAAGAGCGCGCTGGCCGGGCAGGCGGCCCACGCCGTGGCGCGGGCGTTCCCCGACGGAACCCTCTACGCGGACCTGCGGGGCACCAGCGTCCGCCCCGCCGCGCCGAGCAGCGTGTTGCGCACGCTGCTGCTCGCGCTGGGCGTGGCCCGCGAAGCGCTCCCGGCGGGCCCCGCGGCCCGCCTGGCGCTCTACCGCTCGCTGCTGGCCGACCGGCGGGTGCTGCTGGTGCTCGACCAGGCCCGGGACAGCGCGCAGGTGCGACCGCTGCTGCCCAGCGGCCCCGGCTGCGCCGCACTGGTCACCGCGCGGGGGCGCTTGCACGGGCTGCCGGGCGCGGTGCCGGTGGAAGTGCCGCTGCTGCCCGAGGCGCAGGCCCGGCTGCTGCTCTCCCGCCTGCTGCGGGCCGCACCCGTCGGCACCGGTCCCGTGGCCGACGGCGCGCCCGCGCCCGTCTCCACGGACACGGACGCGGACACGGACGCGGACACGGACGTGCCTGCGGACACGGACACGGGCACCCAGGACGCCGCCGACGGCCCCGCCGCCCTGGCCGCGCTCGCCGAACGCTGCGGCGGCCTGCCGCTGGCGCTGCGGGTCTGCGCGGCCCGGCTGGCCGCCCGCCCCGGCTGGAGCGCGCGGCAGCTGGCCGAACGGCTCGGCAGCGAGCAGCGGCTCTTCGCCGAACTGCGGGTCGGCCCACTGGACGTGCGGGCCGGCCTCACCGCCGTGCACCAGGACCTCGACCCGGCCGCCGCCGGCGCCTTCGCCCGGCTCGCCCGGGCCGACCGGCCCGCCTTCGGCCTGCGGTTCGCCGAGGGCCTGCTCGGTCCGGGCTGCGAGGCGGCCCTGGCGCGGCTGGTCGACGCGCAGGTGCTCACCGCGCGGGCACCGGACTGGTACGGATTCCCCTGGCTGCTGCGGGTCTACGGCCGGCAGCAGCCCGTGGCGGCGGCGCCGGCCCCGCCACAGGACGCCCGTGCGGCGGGTTAG
- a CDS encoding DUF6204 family protein, whose product MSERTFRITVRGAFEGLSEAQRAALLSAAAEHDVLFASYTKEGHLSYELAARADFTFRFLESGEADEDLVPAAARAEATAVAWLDGRGYGYKNLRSVAEDLSKAALGKRQRRAQASGAA is encoded by the coding sequence ATGAGTGAGCGCACCTTCCGAATCACCGTCCGCGGCGCCTTCGAGGGCCTGAGCGAGGCGCAGCGGGCCGCGCTGCTGAGTGCGGCGGCGGAGCACGACGTGCTGTTCGCCTCTTACACGAAGGAGGGTCACCTCTCCTACGAGCTCGCGGCGCGGGCCGACTTCACCTTCCGGTTCCTGGAGTCGGGCGAGGCCGACGAGGACCTCGTGCCCGCCGCCGCACGGGCCGAGGCCACGGCGGTGGCGTGGCTGGACGGGCGCGGGTACGGCTACAAGAACCTGCGTTCCGTGGCGGAGGACCTGTCGAAGGCGGCGCTGGGCAAGCGGCAGCGCCGCGCCCAGGCCTCCGGCGCCGCCTGA
- a CDS encoding RNA-binding S4 domain-containing protein, which yields MAVDEATARVDSWIWSVRLTKTRALAAAACRAGHVRINGERVKPAHPVKVGDEVRVRQDDWTRVVVVSRVLSKRVGASVAVECFVDNSPPRPAALGPAPVAVREHGAGRPTKRDRRALEQLFGRPGG from the coding sequence ATGGCCGTAGACGAAGCCACCGCCCGGGTGGACAGCTGGATCTGGTCGGTGCGCCTGACCAAGACCCGCGCCCTCGCCGCCGCCGCCTGCCGCGCCGGCCACGTCCGGATCAACGGCGAGCGCGTCAAGCCCGCCCACCCGGTCAAGGTCGGCGACGAGGTCCGGGTGCGCCAGGACGACTGGACCCGGGTGGTCGTCGTCTCCCGCGTGCTCAGCAAGCGGGTCGGCGCCTCGGTCGCCGTCGAGTGCTTCGTCGACAACAGCCCGCCGCGCCCCGCCGCCCTGGGCCCCGCCCCCGTCGCCGTCCGCGAGCACGGCGCCGGCCGCCCCACCAAGCGTGACCGCCGCGCCCTGGAGCAGCTCTTCGGCCGGCCGGGCGGCTGA